In Geobacter anodireducens, a genomic segment contains:
- a CDS encoding diguanylate cyclase: MRRASLKTKTALFVLFVFFTTTPAAIYLTLEFFGKSLRDVVNTHQATLLSRVGAEIDEKLQGSHDALISIARLATADDVTSPGNARRFLQRYPLLAAFFDNGAFVFTPDGILLAETNQGLQRTGLDFSAREYIRQTRVSERPYISRPFVSSQPHHHPTVMFTAPVFTPNGTLVAILGGSMDLLKGNFIGSLASTRIGKEGIFYLFADDGALIMHPQRESILQQSVKPEILHLASSLPKGDVISVETVASDTAMLSTLKKLRQTTWTLAADLPEDEAYAPLRMAERSAWMAVIPWGLLSAAAIWLLMRRLTLPILALERQIRGAEDSGAHRNVLIRSGDEIERVAEAFNGLVNRLIEKEDRLVHLSNHDSLTGLYNRLFFEAEMQRIDRGRHFPVSMVMVDVDNLKAANDTFGHTAGDTLIVKAAQALRAAFRSEDVVARVGGDEFAVIMEGSDHETALEALERVRETVALLNSDGDSPELSLSLGTATATAPLTLDQTWRLADQRMYADKARRKASKVIGSSSASRDAAPPAF; encoded by the coding sequence ATGAGACGAGCAAGCCTTAAAACCAAGACAGCCCTCTTCGTGCTTTTCGTCTTCTTTACCACGACACCCGCGGCGATCTACCTGACGCTCGAGTTCTTCGGCAAGTCGCTGCGGGATGTGGTGAATACCCACCAGGCGACCCTGCTGTCCCGGGTCGGCGCAGAGATAGACGAAAAGCTCCAGGGCAGCCACGATGCCCTCATAAGTATCGCTCGCCTGGCCACCGCCGACGACGTGACGTCCCCCGGGAACGCCCGGCGCTTTCTCCAGCGCTATCCCCTGCTGGCCGCGTTCTTCGATAACGGAGCGTTCGTGTTCACGCCCGACGGAATCCTGCTGGCCGAGACCAATCAGGGGCTGCAGCGCACCGGCCTCGACTTCTCCGCCCGCGAGTACATCCGGCAGACCAGGGTCTCGGAGCGCCCCTACATCTCGCGGCCCTTCGTGTCGAGCCAGCCCCACCACCATCCCACCGTCATGTTCACTGCCCCGGTCTTTACGCCGAACGGAACCCTCGTCGCCATACTCGGGGGGAGCATGGACCTGCTCAAAGGGAATTTCATCGGCTCCCTGGCCTCTACCCGCATCGGCAAGGAAGGTATCTTTTACCTGTTTGCCGATGACGGCGCCCTGATCATGCATCCCCAACGGGAAAGCATCCTGCAGCAGAGTGTCAAGCCGGAAATCCTGCACCTGGCATCCTCCCTGCCCAAGGGAGACGTCATCTCGGTCGAAACCGTTGCCAGCGACACTGCCATGCTGAGCACCCTGAAAAAGCTGCGCCAGACCACGTGGACCCTTGCGGCCGACCTGCCGGAGGACGAGGCCTATGCGCCGCTCCGCATGGCGGAGCGTTCGGCATGGATGGCTGTCATCCCCTGGGGACTCCTGAGCGCGGCCGCCATCTGGCTCCTCATGCGCCGCCTGACACTGCCGATCCTCGCGCTGGAGCGCCAGATCCGGGGAGCCGAGGACAGCGGCGCCCACCGCAACGTACTGATCCGTTCGGGTGATGAGATCGAACGGGTGGCCGAGGCATTCAACGGCCTCGTTAACCGGCTCATCGAAAAGGAAGACCGGCTCGTCCATCTCTCCAACCACGACTCCCTGACCGGCCTCTACAACCGGCTCTTTTTCGAGGCGGAGATGCAGCGGATCGACCGGGGGCGGCACTTCCCCGTGAGCATGGTGATGGTCGACGTGGACAATCTCAAGGCGGCGAACGACACCTTCGGCCACACTGCGGGCGACACCCTCATCGTCAAGGCGGCCCAGGCCCTGCGGGCGGCATTCCGGTCCGAAGACGTGGTGGCGCGGGTCGGTGGCGACGAATTTGCCGTCATCATGGAGGGCTCCGACCACGAAACGGCGCTGGAGGCACTGGAGCGGGTCCGGGAAACCGTAGCCCTGCTCAACTCCGATGGAGATTCTCCCGAGCTCAGCCTTTCCCTGGGCACGGCAACGGCCACGGCGCCACTCACCCTCGACCAAACCTGGCGCCTGGCGGACCAGCGCATGTACGCCGACAAGGCGCGCCGCAAGGCATCGAAGGTAATTGGAAGCAGTTCCGCTTCCCGGGATGCAGCCCCTCCGGCCTTCTGA